From the genome of Clostridia bacterium:
GCCGTTTCCCTGCTGGTCTTTGTGGTGGTCCGCCTAATCGCCGGAGGGGATGACTCCCGTGCTGGAAGTTAGCAACCTGGAAGTCCGATTCCCCTCCTTTACCCTGCAGGAGGTGAGCTTCACCGTAGAAGAGGGAGAGTTCTTCCTGGTGCTGGGTCCTTCGGGGGCGGGCAAGACCGTGCTCCTGGAAACTCTGGCCGGGATACACCGGCCCCGGCAGGGCCGGATCCGGCTGGAGGGAGGGGATCTGACTTCGGTCCCGCCGGAAGAACGGCCGATCGGCATCGTCTACCAGGACTACGCCCTCTTTCCTCACCTGACGGTGGAGGAAAACATCCGCTACGCCCTGCGCTTTCGCCGCGGAAGGCCGGCCTTTGCCTGGCAGGACTGGGTGGGCTTTCTGGGTTTGGGGCCTCTGCTTTCCCGCTACCCCGCTACCCTGAGCGGAGGGGAACAGCAGCGGGTGGCCCTGGCCCGCGCCTTGGCCGCCTTCCCGCGCCTGCTCCTCCTGGACGAGCCCCTTTCCGCCCTTGACCCCGACCTGCGGGGGGAGATAGGCAGGGAACTCAGGCGCCTGAACCAGGAGTTCGGCCTGACGATAATCATGGTGACGCACGATTTCTCCGAGGTCTTCGCCTACGGCCGCCGGGTGGCGGTTCTCTTTGGCGGCCGGCTGCTGCAGGTGGGGACCCCGGAAGAAGTCTTCCGGAGGCCGGCGTCGGCGGAAGTGGCCGGGTTCGTGGGCATGGAGAACCTGCTCCCTCTGGAACCCCGGGAGGGGTCGTGGTTCCTGTTGGGCAAACCGGTTCATCCCGGAGCGGAGGCGGTGCAAGGGGCGGGGGCGCCGGCAAGGCCCGGCCCTGCCGGCGTTGTGGCCGGGGTGCGGCCGGAGGACGTGGTCATAGGCCGGTCCCCGCTGCCGTATCCCTATTCCTGGGAGGGCCAGCTGCAAAGCCTGGTTAACGGCGGAGGGGTATTCAGGGCGGAGGTCAGGGTAGGGACCACCACCCTGAGCGCCTACGTTCCCGGCCGGCAACTGGCGGAGGAAGGGTTGCGGGTGGGAGAAAGGGTTTACGTGGGCTTTGCCTGCGAGCACGTCTGCTTCCTGGAGGCGAGGGGCGGTCTATAAGGTAGTACGCAACACCAAACTTCCCAACCCGGGACCTATTAGGGGGAATCGGGAGAGGGTAGGACTTGTAGAGAGTTGTCATCTTGAGCGCGTTCTGCTAAAATCAACACAACGGTGCCCGGAACGGCGGGCCGCATTGCCCGGCTCGGATAAGGAGGTGAAGTCGCGCGTAGTGCAGCCGAAGCCCGGCGGTTCCGGGAAGGGCAGTAACGCCGGAGGAGGTATGGGAACGTGGCAGGCTTGAAGAAAACGCGCCTGGCGAGGTTCGTGGCGCTGGGACTGCTGGTGGTGCTGGTCTGCGGCCTGGCGCTCGTGGCCGGGTGCGGCAAGGGAAGCGGTGAGACCACCGCGCCGCCGGCGCAGACCGGAAGCAGTGAGGCCGCCGCGCCGGCGCAAGGCGGGCAGCCGGCGGGACAGGACCGCGAGGTTATCCTGGCGACCACTACCAGCA
Proteins encoded in this window:
- a CDS encoding ATP-binding cassette domain-containing protein, which gives rise to MLEVSNLEVRFPSFTLQEVSFTVEEGEFFLVLGPSGAGKTVLLETLAGIHRPRQGRIRLEGGDLTSVPPEERPIGIVYQDYALFPHLTVEENIRYALRFRRGRPAFAWQDWVGFLGLGPLLSRYPATLSGGEQQRVALARALAAFPRLLLLDEPLSALDPDLRGEIGRELRRLNQEFGLTIIMVTHDFSEVFAYGRRVAVLFGGRLLQVGTPEEVFRRPASAEVAGFVGMENLLPLEPREGSWFLLGKPVHPGAEAVQGAGAPARPGPAGVVAGVRPEDVVIGRSPLPYPYSWEGQLQSLVNGGGVFRAEVRVGTTTLSAYVPGRQLAEEGLRVGERVYVGFACEHVCFLEARGGL